In Microvenator marinus, one genomic interval encodes:
- a CDS encoding prenyltransferase/squalene oxidase repeat-containing protein — translation MDVNQNAVILWRRLIAVRSIYQQVQRLPTEISRAVSSVTGVTHSSLLDEYPNPEEEDFLKRLEGNFAVFEEELATCLREEVVRSVQGSHSPKLLSLLRSLEQQAFDDLEKLDMGTSKAEAFLLAHRDQFYYNFTASYSVAAYFADSLEETRRLIIGDWKQLMREKKAQGSQYDTLIFWRQGQDGRINAERFRFLESAEITDFRDLEAEIIRTFRRPLHPIHDLWFIGKCSALEHHIRSYIDVALDEILESFESTGYERDFGNFPNGGMVLGTAFGAYALARFGRISIHRNARDKALNWLVGQQHPSGAWGHIELDKAKTTYHPDIWVTLVVLEALRLAHFEAQHTIASGVSWLLAQQHTDGAWYGEKAPVPSDALTLAIFEYLQDASAGAVKGQPLNQLGHDLLQRSREFLLEDRANSLRLAVMTAHQGLEMLLYSWLGALNIRTIDNNASLGVRIATKKIREAFYTKKRLNQGHLMPYESEIERLAYFRDEVVHKGAAVPAQEGFHLIGCIMKFVKWAENELEAVV, via the coding sequence ATGGATGTTAATCAGAATGCAGTGATTTTGTGGCGCAGACTTATTGCTGTGCGAAGTATTTATCAACAAGTTCAGCGTCTACCAACGGAGATATCTCGTGCCGTGAGCTCCGTGACTGGTGTCACGCATTCCAGCCTCCTCGATGAGTATCCAAACCCCGAAGAAGAAGACTTCCTGAAAAGGCTGGAAGGAAACTTCGCGGTTTTCGAGGAAGAACTTGCTACATGCTTGAGGGAAGAAGTGGTCAGGAGCGTTCAAGGTTCCCACTCACCAAAATTGCTATCTTTGCTTCGGAGTTTGGAGCAACAGGCGTTTGATGACTTGGAAAAGCTGGACATGGGTACTTCCAAGGCTGAGGCATTTTTGTTGGCCCATCGTGATCAGTTCTACTACAATTTTACGGCATCATATTCAGTTGCGGCATACTTTGCTGACTCGCTTGAGGAGACACGGCGATTGATTATTGGCGACTGGAAGCAGCTGATGAGAGAAAAGAAAGCTCAAGGTAGTCAATATGATACACTGATATTCTGGCGTCAGGGTCAAGACGGTCGAATCAACGCGGAACGCTTCCGATTTCTTGAATCAGCTGAGATCACTGACTTCAGGGATTTGGAGGCAGAGATTATTCGTACGTTTCGACGGCCGCTCCACCCCATTCACGACCTTTGGTTTATTGGCAAATGCTCAGCTCTAGAACATCACATCCGCTCTTATATTGATGTTGCATTGGATGAGATTTTGGAAAGTTTTGAGTCCACAGGATACGAGCGGGATTTCGGAAATTTTCCAAACGGGGGGATGGTATTGGGGACTGCATTTGGCGCATATGCACTTGCACGCTTCGGCCGAATTTCAATACATCGCAACGCACGTGACAAAGCTCTCAACTGGCTCGTCGGGCAACAACATCCCTCTGGTGCTTGGGGCCATATCGAATTGGACAAGGCTAAGACCACTTACCACCCAGACATTTGGGTAACATTGGTGGTCCTTGAGGCGCTCAGGTTGGCCCATTTTGAGGCTCAGCACACGATAGCCTCGGGCGTATCCTGGCTTCTCGCACAACAACACACAGATGGAGCTTGGTATGGTGAAAAAGCCCCTGTTCCCAGTGATGCACTTACCCTCGCAATTTTCGAGTATTTACAGGACGCTTCGGCCGGTGCGGTAAAAGGACAACCGTTGAATCAGCTTGGCCACGATTTGCTACAGCGTTCCCGGGAGTTTTTGTTGGAGGATCGCGCCAACTCGCTACGCTTGGCCGTTATGACGGCACATCAAGGTCTCGAGATGTTGCTTTATAGCTGGCTAGGTGCTCTAAACATCCGTACCATCGATAATAACGCTTCGTTGGGCGTCAGAATCGCCACGAAGAAGATTAGAGAAGCCTTCTACACAAAAAAGCGGCTAAATCAGGGGCATCTCATGCCCTACGAGAGTGAGATCGAACGGCTTGCATACTTTCGAGATGAAGTTGTTCATAAAGGTGCAGCTGTTCCTGCGCAAGAAGGGTTTCATCTGATTGGATGCATCATGAAATTCGTGAAGTGGGCAGAAAACGAGCTTGAGGCGGTTGTTTAG
- a CDS encoding NACHT domain-containing protein translates to MSDFTRGDIADFRVTRETEDKSKWDDLEFQITRQKITTFHRYQVKDQKTPLDQVEFTEMLREVHTSKQRRYEFFVSTLVKIPGFGSLVELQKICERLSKPNAEIGLIQKSFHREEKKFVEGIRAALDVEIEEVMAICQRLSIRSADERHLRDHAADLLRELGAEEPLTASALLRESLRGLDGASHHTLSEFFKILDLETPSIINVSKLRERTEEIATKLINQKWKAVRDGDPILLPLRTATLITRTEESARPIDLSVAALGCRRMVIVGPLGSGKSTTAAQLARTIQHDSPDEWVGLVHASELTHKRSAEPFDLLDILHFIYFNGGGSDLGKPPLAVVVDGFDELGPADQQKLRSRLDKSNITHVAIMSRPLDVRSYQASGWDCASLRPLAKEEMKQLRLAEFEAINKGMESQAGYLGETPSALEGLPATPLTARLMLESNRRNLSNTGFQTLGDLLYNLLHTRLGDWDSAAGQLEGSEFTAEFPQPDQRMNVFGVLALQGKISLPISKALKVLEAKLTPKVAASAVDEFIQRGLLVEETKGRVDFPLEAIREFSAGWAASQSDEALSNLAWREFAFACCALRRREELDGDVLVGMFAKNAAKIGLTETCYAVAETDDRGLAEQLWIAVNEGRMSRCIRRFPIREGEWSEAVARALYLGGETGFDWFWGAYLDPRYPLNDEDFWVVEGVLPRWIAQHEVLPNYASEKLMLLARTLLVTHQGSISLLPALATVVPEVFDPIERRWFQFHALASQSLRQFPQRALESCLTEDQELTLAVAAICPYAPDVLEWWLSRFKEPPPVELVCRLFGKNFDPDRRANLFSKIEKLVGCEGFQAVARLAAADNSPLASVELFRRGERDFDFLLPGLEHGIHDGGYVAEAAEIYALLVRSQPDGATWLSHRMGEKWWNGMSTHWEILLGLLKPSDDSLVNTLVKAMSGTTSFTLSRRPDLISRIQSLLQCGNAATIENDLRTFLSSPNQFERYAAAFLLTIPHFSEFARRIGLERLLDFRANPVIWNNELDEYLLTQKYSSAELLSLESIAVSGPDEPAALAAAILLVNEQKLSDELRQRVIRLSLSYKWPFSCRELVGKTISREEAHGAFIKLVQENGPLSDIAADKLLTEYDLSDDVQKRCIAVVFESVFRASTWEQVEALVSDSEFIQQSEALPFDSPSRLLASSVRSALSSNASTSRIGWRQLVWSAVKQDDLRMMNVSAAPLHLLQIGQEFPTVGDAIGEAATALLGELDWDQVGPESLHWLGVLSDEFGDLSLKVVEQLLKIKPINPKGQGALYARRGEDFVVIPHDRWEVPQTEQLSPPTSSSLRDIAKSETHNVPLRWGLILDWDLLRQEILTQDVEVLVSASPIGALLASALSFILDQQFDPATVSAIQAQGRCRFAFHNDNRDTSLFLTLSRAALRRTENSEAVVKEMLNRLRQKDRFGRPSLSLLTGLAELSPKDLPISVALEAIGEEPTRAATKLLLELLALDDATLAAHHDFINRTIKRLDVKYSHPFVDPFVLFALPALLRRELLHPSTAETAARVVFQGTVLTLNNPNLGHRTGVEIESLTERIHPQVCSCWRKLMVGDPKLSLVATLLQRSTIQN, encoded by the coding sequence ATGTCTGATTTTACCCGCGGAGACATAGCCGATTTTCGAGTAACACGAGAAACGGAGGACAAGTCCAAATGGGATGATCTTGAGTTCCAAATTACCCGTCAGAAAATCACTACCTTTCATCGATATCAAGTGAAGGATCAAAAAACTCCGCTGGATCAGGTCGAATTCACGGAGATGCTGCGGGAGGTGCACACATCTAAACAGCGGAGATACGAATTCTTTGTGTCGACTTTGGTAAAGATTCCGGGGTTTGGATCACTCGTTGAGTTGCAGAAGATTTGTGAACGACTGTCAAAACCGAATGCAGAAATTGGACTAATTCAAAAGAGTTTTCATCGAGAAGAAAAAAAGTTCGTTGAGGGGATACGTGCTGCGCTTGATGTAGAAATCGAAGAAGTTATGGCCATCTGCCAACGGCTCTCCATAAGGTCTGCAGATGAAAGGCACCTTCGCGATCATGCAGCGGATCTACTTAGAGAACTTGGCGCGGAGGAGCCGCTCACTGCCTCCGCACTACTTCGCGAGAGTTTGAGGGGTTTAGATGGCGCATCTCATCACACTCTCTCTGAGTTTTTCAAGATCCTGGATTTGGAAACGCCTTCCATAATTAACGTTAGCAAGTTAAGGGAACGAACAGAAGAAATTGCCACCAAGTTAATCAATCAGAAGTGGAAAGCCGTCCGTGATGGGGATCCAATACTCTTGCCGCTGCGGACGGCGACCCTCATTACTCGAACCGAAGAAAGTGCTCGACCGATTGACCTATCTGTGGCCGCACTTGGGTGTCGCCGAATGGTAATCGTTGGCCCCCTTGGTAGTGGAAAGAGCACAACCGCTGCTCAACTTGCCAGAACAATCCAGCACGATAGTCCAGATGAATGGGTAGGGCTCGTTCATGCCTCTGAATTGACTCATAAGAGAAGCGCAGAACCTTTTGATTTGTTGGACATCCTCCATTTTATTTATTTCAACGGTGGTGGTTCGGACTTGGGAAAGCCTCCGCTAGCGGTTGTTGTAGATGGCTTCGACGAACTTGGTCCAGCAGACCAACAAAAGCTCAGGTCCCGATTGGATAAGTCGAATATCACCCACGTAGCCATAATGTCACGACCGCTCGACGTTCGCTCATACCAAGCATCGGGTTGGGACTGCGCCAGTTTGCGCCCGCTCGCAAAAGAGGAGATGAAACAGCTACGCCTTGCAGAATTTGAGGCGATCAACAAGGGAATGGAGAGCCAGGCCGGGTATCTAGGTGAAACTCCCTCAGCTTTAGAAGGACTTCCGGCAACACCACTTACTGCCCGACTCATGTTGGAGTCCAATCGCCGGAACCTCTCCAACACTGGGTTTCAGACACTGGGCGATTTGCTCTACAATCTGTTGCACACACGTCTAGGGGACTGGGACTCCGCGGCTGGACAACTGGAGGGCAGCGAATTCACAGCAGAGTTCCCTCAGCCTGATCAGCGGATGAATGTCTTCGGAGTTTTGGCCCTGCAGGGGAAAATCAGTCTTCCCATCTCCAAGGCTCTGAAAGTCTTGGAGGCGAAACTAACCCCAAAAGTTGCTGCCTCAGCAGTTGATGAATTCATCCAACGGGGGTTGTTGGTAGAAGAGACGAAGGGTCGAGTAGATTTTCCTCTGGAAGCTATTCGCGAATTTTCAGCAGGATGGGCTGCATCCCAATCCGATGAGGCTCTGAGCAATTTGGCTTGGCGCGAGTTTGCTTTCGCATGCTGCGCACTCCGACGACGAGAAGAATTGGACGGGGATGTGCTCGTTGGCATGTTTGCCAAAAATGCCGCAAAAATTGGACTGACTGAGACGTGCTATGCCGTTGCTGAGACAGACGACAGGGGCCTCGCCGAACAACTTTGGATTGCGGTCAACGAAGGGCGAATGAGCCGTTGCATAAGACGCTTTCCGATCCGGGAAGGTGAATGGTCTGAAGCCGTTGCACGCGCATTGTATCTCGGTGGTGAGACAGGATTCGATTGGTTCTGGGGTGCCTATTTAGACCCGCGCTATCCGCTCAATGACGAAGATTTTTGGGTGGTTGAAGGAGTCTTGCCGCGCTGGATCGCACAGCACGAAGTGCTACCCAACTATGCGAGCGAAAAGCTCATGCTGCTCGCGAGAACGTTGTTGGTGACACACCAAGGTTCAATTTCGCTGTTGCCTGCACTAGCGACGGTCGTACCCGAGGTGTTTGATCCAATAGAGCGTCGCTGGTTTCAATTTCATGCTCTGGCATCTCAATCACTCCGCCAGTTTCCACAAAGAGCACTAGAGTCTTGTTTGACGGAAGACCAGGAGTTGACGCTCGCAGTTGCGGCGATTTGTCCGTATGCCCCTGATGTCTTGGAATGGTGGTTGTCTAGATTTAAGGAACCGCCGCCAGTCGAACTTGTGTGTCGCTTGTTTGGGAAGAACTTCGACCCCGATAGACGAGCGAATCTGTTTAGTAAGATCGAAAAATTGGTCGGTTGTGAGGGATTTCAAGCTGTGGCGCGATTGGCCGCGGCGGATAACAGCCCTCTCGCAAGTGTGGAACTCTTTCGACGAGGTGAACGAGATTTTGATTTTCTGCTGCCTGGACTCGAACATGGGATCCATGACGGTGGGTACGTCGCGGAAGCTGCTGAGATTTACGCGCTGCTGGTACGTTCTCAACCAGATGGAGCGACTTGGCTCTCCCACCGTATGGGCGAAAAGTGGTGGAATGGCATGTCGACCCACTGGGAAATTCTCCTGGGTCTGCTGAAGCCAAGCGACGACAGTCTGGTAAACACACTCGTCAAAGCCATGAGTGGAACAACTTCCTTCACCCTCAGCCGCCGGCCAGATCTCATCTCACGAATTCAGAGCCTTCTCCAGTGCGGTAATGCGGCTACGATCGAAAACGACCTCCGAACCTTCCTTTCGTCACCAAACCAGTTTGAACGATACGCGGCGGCTTTTCTTCTCACCATCCCGCATTTTTCAGAATTTGCCCGTAGAATCGGATTAGAGCGATTGCTTGATTTTCGCGCCAATCCAGTCATTTGGAATAACGAGTTGGACGAATATTTGCTCACACAGAAGTATTCAAGTGCCGAGCTACTCTCCTTGGAGAGCATTGCTGTGTCTGGACCGGACGAGCCCGCAGCTCTAGCAGCCGCAATTCTACTTGTTAATGAGCAGAAACTAAGTGACGAACTTCGCCAAAGAGTCATTCGACTATCACTCTCCTACAAGTGGCCGTTTAGCTGCAGGGAATTGGTAGGAAAGACTATTTCGCGGGAAGAAGCCCACGGGGCGTTCATTAAACTAGTGCAGGAGAATGGACCACTATCCGATATCGCCGCCGACAAGCTTCTCACAGAGTATGACTTGTCTGATGATGTGCAAAAGCGTTGCATCGCCGTAGTGTTTGAATCCGTCTTCCGTGCTTCAACGTGGGAACAAGTTGAAGCCTTGGTTAGCGATAGCGAATTCATCCAACAGTCCGAAGCACTTCCATTCGACTCACCATCCCGATTGTTGGCGTCAAGTGTCCGTTCCGCATTATCGTCCAATGCAAGCACAAGTCGGATAGGATGGCGTCAGTTGGTATGGAGCGCGGTGAAGCAAGACGATCTCCGAATGATGAATGTTTCCGCGGCTCCGTTGCATTTACTTCAGATCGGTCAAGAGTTTCCGACCGTTGGGGACGCTATCGGAGAAGCAGCTACTGCGTTGCTCGGTGAGCTTGACTGGGACCAAGTCGGACCTGAAAGTTTACATTGGCTAGGTGTGCTATCGGATGAATTCGGAGACCTTTCGCTGAAGGTTGTAGAGCAACTGTTAAAAATCAAACCAATCAATCCAAAGGGACAGGGAGCGCTGTATGCACGCCGAGGTGAAGATTTTGTGGTCATTCCTCACGATCGTTGGGAGGTTCCTCAAACCGAGCAACTGAGCCCACCAACGTCCTCATCTTTGCGAGATATTGCCAAGTCAGAGACCCATAATGTTCCGTTGCGTTGGGGGCTAATCCTCGACTGGGATCTTCTTAGGCAAGAAATCCTCACGCAGGATGTGGAAGTTCTTGTTTCGGCGAGTCCAATAGGTGCATTGCTGGCGTCTGCACTTAGCTTCATCCTTGACCAACAATTTGACCCAGCAACAGTCTCCGCAATTCAAGCCCAAGGTCGTTGTCGTTTTGCCTTTCACAACGACAACCGAGATACATCACTTTTTCTAACCCTCAGTAGAGCTGCGCTTCGCAGGACTGAAAATAGCGAAGCTGTAGTGAAAGAAATGCTCAATCGTCTGCGCCAGAAGGACCGGTTCGGACGTCCATCACTTAGTTTGTTGACAGGCTTGGCGGAACTCTCTCCCAAAGACTTACCGATTTCCGTAGCTCTTGAGGCAATTGGGGAAGAACCCACAAGAGCTGCCACTAAACTCCTACTGGAACTCTTGGCACTCGACGACGCCACACTTGCAGCCCATCACGACTTCATCAACCGAACCATCAAAAGGTTGGATGTCAAATATAGCCACCCTTTCGTTGACCCTTTTGTTCTATTTGCCTTACCAGCACTTCTCAGGCGAGAGCTGCTTCACCCGTCCACTGCAGAAACAGCTGCCCGGGTAGTCTTTCAAGGGACAGTACTCACTCTTAACAATCCCAATCTGGGTCACCGAACTGGTGTCGAAATAGAGAGCCTTACAGAACGGATCCACCCGCAGGTGTGTAGTTGTTGGCGAAAATTGATGGTAGGTGATCCCAAACTGTCATTGGTTGCCACGCTTCTCCAGCGATCGACGATTCAGAATTAG